In Aedes albopictus strain Foshan chromosome 3, AalbF5, whole genome shotgun sequence, the following are encoded in one genomic region:
- the LOC115258102 gene encoding aminopeptidase N, producing MKLLILGCFLGSILASSASTKGPIVEVAPSTEQLELNKREVDTSYFLPRNKTIPYHYFIHLTSHVQNNDPVFKGTVDIYFEVAEPTQDIVMHLQELTIESTELSRIPIGMGVPDFIDNPQYSVDTKTELVTFTSQSELTAGKYILHVAYTGTMRRYQSGFFISSYRDESNKVHYVGSSHFQATLARRVFPCFDEPDLKATFKLWITHHGSYNAVSNTYVDSINPDTDNAEYRVTQFKTTPVMSTYLLAFAVTNFVAKTEDAQQVMVRPDALGQVDVTLTAGAKIIAALDDHTGVLYHDYMDKLTHIAIPDRGTGAMENWGLVTYGEPAVLFDPAVNSYRTHKRVITVVAHELAHQWFGNLVSPRWWEYIWLNEGFATLYEYYATTLAYPELDYWELFNVEVIQRALGQDAVESTRAMNTPAASQDEVHALFDIIAYQKSGSVLNMFRTILGDENWKRALNIYIEGSKLDSATPDDLYDAVEEAIKGKDVIPNSYTVKQLMESWTNAAGYPVLNIRRNYKSGEIVMSQEQFLTNKWLPNDHVWDIPYNYVDRNIREAADESNYQWLTSKAGVLKTETANNQWIIFNREQFGYYRVNYDRQNWELIIETLLTNPLAIHRANRAQLIDDAFNLARSERLDMSIALKLLSYLRLETEYAPWAAANNALNYFYSKLQGTVHYQGFVNFVSEMVSNVYKTLEVDKVSSEESTLHKYLKQTITNWACRVGHQDCLDKTYDALREEFSNGVVVHPDVASVVYCHGLREGTYQELSYLVPKMASSINQAHRTELITALGCTKDTQSVTSLLTIIHLPTVNYLSTEKSQIVDAIVAGTSSEGLAVLVQSIMTVNGARTLMSAIGEGSFRTMLLNIASRSNSDIEQQRMQQVLTALAELIPKETVDDALGRMKANVDWFNSLEGLVAVEFFDNYYSNAIPA from the exons ATGAAGTTGTTGATTCTCGGTTGTTTTCTCGGTTCGATTTTGGCCAGCAGCGCTAGCACGAAGGGCCCAATCGTTGAAGTAGCACCCTCTACGGAACAACTAGAGTTGAACAAACGTGAAGTGGATACGTCATATTTTCTACCTCGCAACAAGACCATCCCGTATCATTATTTTATTCACCTGACGTCACATGTGCAGAACAATGATCCAGTCTTCAAAGGAACGGTCGATATCTACTTCGAAGTCGCTGAACCAACCCAGGACATTGTGATGCATCTGCAAGAACTGACGATTGAGTCTACGGAGTTGAGTCGCATACCAATTGGTATGGGAGTTCCAGACTTTATCGATAACCCTCAGTATAGCGTCGATACGAAAACAGAGCTGGTGACCTTCACCAGCCAATCAGAACTCACGGCCGGCAAGTACATCCTCCACGTCGCCTACACGGGAACAATGCGGCGTTACCAGAGTGGATTCTTCATCTCGTCGTATCGTGACGAGTCGAACAAGGTTCACTACGTAGGATCGTCGCACTTCCAGGCAACGCTGGCTAGACGAGTGTTCCCATGCTTCGACGAACCGGATCTGAAGGCCACCTTCAAACTCTGGATCACGCACCACGGCTCGTACAATGCAGTTTCCAATACGTACGTAGACTCGATCAATCCGGACACGGATAACGCAGAGTATCGCGTAACGCAGTTCAAAACGACACCGGTGATGTCCACGTATTTGCTGGCGTTTGCCGTGACGAATTTCGTGGCAAAGACGGAAGACGCACAACAAGTTATGGTACGTCCGGATGCCCTGGGACAGGTTGACGTTACCCTGACGGCCGGAGCGAAAATAATTGCGGCGTTGGATGATCACACGGGTGTTTTGTATCATGACTACATGGATAAGCTGACGCATATTGCCATTCCAGATCGAGGAACTGGTGCAATGGAAAACTGGGGTTTGGTCACTTATGG TGAACCGGCAGTGTTATTTGACCCGGCAGTAAACAGCTATCGTACCCATAAACGTGTGATTACGGTTGTTGCCCATGAGCTGGCTCACCAGTGGTTCGGAAACTTAGTCAGCCCAAGATGGTGGGAATACATCTGGTTGAATGAAGGTTTCGCAACGCTGTACGAGTACTATGCAACAACGTTGGCCTACCCGGAGTTGGATTACTGGGAACTGTTCAACGTTGAGGTTATCCAACGGGCGTTGGGCCAAGATGCCGTGGAAAGCACCCGGGCGATGAATACGCCTGCGGCCTCGCAAGATGAAGTTCATGCATTGTTCGACATCATTGCTTATCAGAAAT CTGGAAGTGTTCTGAATATGTTCCGCACGATTCTTGGAGATGAAAACTGGAAAAGAGCATTGAATATCTACATCGAAGGCAGCAAACTCGACAGCGCAACTCCTGACGATTTGTATGATGCTGTCGAAGAGGCCATCAAAGGAAAAGATGTTATCCCGAACTCTTATACTGTGAAGCAACTAATGGAATCATGGACGAACGCAGCTGGATATCCCGTCCTTAATATTCGTCGAAACTATAAATCGGGAGAGATTGTAATGTCTCAAGAGCAATTCCTGACTAACAAGTGGCTCCCGAACGACCACGTTTGGGATATTCCATACAACTACGTTGATCGGAACATTCGAGAAGCAGCCGATGAATCAAACTATCAATGGCTAACCAGCAAAGCTGGCGTTCTAAAGACCGAAACTGCAAATAATCAGTGGATCATCTTCAACCGCGAACAGTTCGGTTACTACAGAGTCAACTACGATCGACAAAACTGGGAACTCATTATCGAAACGCTACTCACTAATCCCCTAGCCATTCATCGTGCCAATAGAGCACAGCTCATCGACGATGCCTTCAATCTAGCTCGTTCAGAACGCCTGGACATGTCCATTGCGCTGAAACTACTCAGCTACCTACGTCTCGAAACTGAGTACGCTCCTTGGGCTGCCGCGAACAACGCCTTGAACTATTTCTACAGCAAACTCCAAGGAACTGTTCACTATCAAGGCTTCGTAAACTTCGTCAGTGAAATGGTATCCAATGTGTACAAAACGCTCGAAGTGGACAAGGTTTCATCTGAAGAATCAACCCTGCACAAATATCTCAAACAAACGATCACCAATTGGGCCTGTCGCGTGGGACACCAGGACTGTCTGGATAAAACGTACGATGCATTAAGGGAAGAATTCAGCAATGGAGTTGTCGTTCATCCGGATGTTGCATCCGTTGTGTACTGTCACGGTCTACGGGAAGGAACGTATCAGGAGCTATCGTATCTGGTACCCAAAATGGCCAGTTCGATCAATCAGGCTCATCGCACGGAGCTTATAACGGCTCTGGGATGTACCAAGGATACGCAGAGCGTTACCTCACTGTTGACAATAATTCATCTGCCGACCGTGAACTACCTATCCACGGAGAAGAGTCAAATCGTGGACGCCATCGTGGCCGGTACTAGCTCGGAAGGCCTGGCCGTGCTGGTGCAGTCCATCATGACCGTCAATGGTGCGAGAACATTGATGAG CGCCATTGGTGAAGGATCGTTCCGAACGATGCTCCTGAACATTGCTTCGCGGTCGAACAGCGACATCGAACAGCAGAGAATGCAGCAGGTGCTTACGGCTTTGGCAGAGCTGATTCCGAAGGAAACGGTGGACGATGCGCTCGGCCGGATGAAAGCCAATGTCGATTGGTTCAACAGTTTGGAGGGATTGGTGGCGGTGGAGTTTTTCGATAATTACTACAGCAATGCGATACCCGCATGA